One stretch of Candidatus Zixiibacteriota bacterium DNA includes these proteins:
- a CDS encoding tetratricopeptide repeat protein — protein sequence MRICLIILAVLMLATATAKAEESFKKLNDKGGKAYEKGDYADALKLLEEARNENPEDPVVNFNLGSAYHQQGDYDSATATYKNVMVSKDSTLQSYANYNVGNTEFRKGDYGKAVDAYKKSLDLNPDDLDAKYNLELALRKLEEQQQQQDQQQDQEQQKDEQQDQQQKQDQQDKQQQQDKQDQQQDQDQQDQQQKQDQQDKQQQQDKQQSAADDSDEDQQQEQSSVQEMEMSEEDAERLLNAVMGNDREVLKKLVKEKAPSGGYSGKDW from the coding sequence ATGAGAATTTGTTTGATAATTTTGGCGGTACTCATGCTGGCGACTGCCACTGCAAAGGCGGAGGAGTCGTTCAAGAAGTTGAACGATAAGGGTGGCAAGGCCTATGAGAAGGGCGATTATGCTGATGCACTGAAGCTGCTGGAAGAAGCCAGGAATGAGAATCCCGAGGACCCCGTCGTAAATTTCAATCTCGGAAGCGCATATCATCAGCAGGGTGATTATGACAGTGCCACTGCGACTTATAAGAACGTCATGGTCTCCAAGGACAGTACACTGCAGTCATACGCCAATTACAATGTCGGAAACACTGAATTCCGCAAGGGTGATTATGGCAAGGCTGTGGATGCATACAAGAAGAGTCTGGACTTGAACCCTGACGATCTTGATGCCAAGTACAACCTCGAACTTGCTCTCAGAAAGCTTGAAGAACAGCAGCAGCAACAGGATCAACAGCAGGATCAGGAGCAACAGAAGGACGAACAGCAAGACCAGCAGCAGAAACAGGATCAACAGGATAAGCAGCAACAGCAGGACAAGCAGGATCAGCAACAGGATCAAGATCAGCAAGACCAGCAGCAGAAACAGGATCAACAGGATAAGCAGCAACAGCAGGACAAGCAGCAGTCAGCGGCTGATGATAGCGATGAAGATCAACAACAAGAGCAATCGTCAGTGCAAGAGATGGAGATGAGCGAGGAGGATGCCGAGCGCCTCTTGAATGCCGTAATGGGCAATGACAGGGAAGTGCTCAAGAAGCTCGTCAAAGAGAAAGCGCCATCAGGCGGTTACAGCGGAAAGGACTGGTAA
- a CDS encoding VWA domain-containing protein — MKFANADILFALFAIPLLVIFFFWAKYARQRARDSFALPSKLSSLAEDYSRTGRVTKHIFLLLALIFLVLAAARPQWGTHAVMLKRQGLDIMIILDTSKSMDAEDMKPSRLEKAKQEIRGIVERLSGDRVGLVLFAGASFVHCPLTLDYSAFNIFMDVVDSDIIETQGTAIGDAVKTAITAFDQSERKYKVIILITDGEDHDTKPIEAAEKAHEEGIRIFTIGIGSVRGEPIPIKNRRGDVVGYKKNEDGSIVMSQLDEQALQRMADVTDGQYYQATAGEIELDRIYDEILGMEKKELEGSLMTQYEDRFQYPLVAGIILLILEFLITDKKLVIRGRKNS, encoded by the coding sequence ATGAAGTTTGCGAATGCTGACATTCTGTTTGCTCTGTTTGCGATACCGCTGCTGGTAATCTTTTTCTTCTGGGCAAAATATGCTCGTCAGCGAGCGAGAGACAGCTTTGCTCTGCCCTCCAAACTCAGCAGCCTTGCCGAGGACTATTCTCGTACAGGGCGTGTTACGAAGCATATATTCTTGCTGCTGGCACTGATATTTCTGGTGCTGGCTGCTGCGCGACCGCAGTGGGGCACTCACGCTGTCATGCTCAAGCGACAGGGCCTCGATATCATGATTATCCTCGATACATCCAAATCGATGGACGCCGAAGATATGAAACCGAGTCGTCTTGAGAAAGCGAAGCAGGAGATACGCGGCATTGTCGAGCGTTTGTCCGGTGATCGAGTCGGACTCGTGCTGTTTGCAGGTGCAAGCTTCGTTCACTGTCCTCTTACGCTGGACTATTCGGCATTCAATATTTTCATGGATGTCGTCGACAGCGATATTATCGAGACACAGGGGACAGCTATCGGTGATGCGGTCAAGACAGCAATCACCGCATTTGATCAATCTGAGCGGAAGTACAAGGTGATCATATTGATCACCGACGGTGAGGATCATGACACCAAGCCAATTGAAGCAGCCGAGAAAGCACATGAAGAGGGAATACGAATTTTCACCATAGGCATCGGGTCAGTGCGAGGCGAACCGATTCCGATCAAGAATCGGCGTGGGGATGTAGTCGGTTACAAGAAGAATGAAGATGGTTCGATCGTGATGTCGCAGTTGGATGAGCAAGCTCTACAGCGGATGGCAGATGTCACCGATGGACAATACTATCAAGCCACGGCCGGAGAAATTGAGCTCGATCGCATCTATGACGAAATTCTCGGCATGGAGAAGAAAGAGCTGGAAGGCTCGTTGATGACGCAGTACGAGGACAGGTTTCAATATCCCTTGGTTGCAGGAATAATCTTGCTTATACTGGAATTTCTGATCACCGACAAGAAGCTGGTGATTAGAGGACGGAAGAACTCATGA